A segment of the Coffea arabica cultivar ET-39 chromosome 8c, Coffea Arabica ET-39 HiFi, whole genome shotgun sequence genome:
TTTTGGTACCGTTTGCTGGATTGGTTGATGAGATTGAATAATGtatgaaaatttgagaaaattgttTTGTACCATACAATAAGGGTTATCTATGAAATTTCTTATGCCCCAGCTGAGAAAATGTTTGATGGGGTTGGATGTTTTGGTGCAAATTGGTGGAAGATTGATGAAAAGTTGGAGTCTGAGTGTATGATCAGGTCGTAGCTGTAAACAcaattattttaataaaatttttaaggcATGCTTTAGAGTATTTATGGGGGAGAATTTATGCAAGGCAGTGGAAAATATGCAAGTttgattaattaaaaaatagaatGGATGCCAGTATACAAGAAGTAATCAGAAGTTTTGGTTGCTGCTGATAGAATGTGAGATTCCTGCTTTTCAAACCTTAGGGTCTCTAGATTTCCTTATAAGATGTTGCGAATCAATAATGCAAGTATTGAGCATAGTTTCAGGCAAGCATATGTTGTCAGTGTTTAGGAATTTGGTGACTTATGTTTCTTGTAACTGGAAAGGGAAGATGGTGTTTTGAAGTTTTGAATGCTGAAAATGGCACTAAAAATTTGAATCACTTGCTCAGTTTTGTATGAAAATTGTTTTGCATTCAATTTGTTGAATTGGCTTTATgactgaaaattttgaattttgtgtaTTGTCTGCTTACGCAGTTTAGCATATAATTCCCTCATTGTCCTTTTTCAGCTGCATTTTTGTTCTCGATAATTATTTTGAGGAGTCCGTGTGCTGCTGTTGTCAACTATTTATGTTTGTTAAGTCATTCTAGCTGTCAGGTATAACGTTTCATCACATTTTATAATTTGGTATCAATGGCCTTTTTCAACTGATGAAAAATGATACAAtgcagaaaaaaaatggaaataatcAAATTGGTATACTGATCCATCTGTCTGATCATTTCTTGCTGCCATTAGATAACTTTTTTAGATAATTATCATGGCATTCGCAAGAGCATTAGTAACGCATTGAGAAACAAAGTGAGCTGCTCAAAAGGGAACGAATAGTTAATGTTGAATACATCTGTTTGTCGTTAAATATTTTGTTGTGGGCTCCACTCTGTGAAGCGCCAATGCTCTAAAATCCTGTTGTAACATCTACTAACCTCCCTTGCTGCCTCATTTATATATACAAGAATAGTCTCATTGGCCAATTTCGCAAAGAAATCTGCCATTTTTTGTCCCCTTCCTCAAGGTGTCTTGAAATCAGACAAATGCAAAATTGATATAAAATGTGGTCCTTTTTTGCTTGATAAGTTGTGGTCAAGGAGTAGATTCCTTGAGCTATCAAGTACTGGTGATGGAAAGGCACACCCTCTACGAAAAAAATGAGGAGCACCAAATTGAAGAAACCTTTTATATTGATCACTTGAAGAATCTCATAAATTAATatctttttgataaaaaaaatgcaagaattTTGGTGAATGTGCCAAAGGGGATGTCCGTTAGATCCTCTTGTCATCCTTGCATCTCATACATTTGACATTTCTCGAAGATACTTTCAGGTTTCTGTGCATGCTAATGAGGGGCACATGTTGCTTCATTTCTTTTGCAGGTGTGGATCTGAGATCATCCAAAGTCTGTGAGCTAGGATTACTAAATTATAGAGCCAAGTATGTGTTTTATCCTTATGAGAGGAAGAAGTTCCGATGTCATTATGATTATTATTGGGCATCTGTTTTTGAGGTatggaaaattttgattaagTTTCCTATCTGATTTTGGCTTCTTAATATGTGGATCTCTCAGTTAACCTCATAAGTAGAGCCCATGATAGTTTGCTTAAAGACTTTGTCTTAATGAGTTTCACCATTGGCGTAATCCTTTTACTTTCTGGATAGTAAATGGTCTGTTTCAGAGAATTAGCATTTGATACAAGAAATGTAGAACATATACCTTAAGTTTTCTTTCTGCCAAAGTATTTTCTAAAAGTGGTGGACAAAGTTATGTACTACTGTGAAGAATGAAATTTTGTTGCTTCTGGAGAGAATAAGGTATAAGTTCACAAGTACATAGATTTAATGATTTACACATTTTATCTTTTATAGGGCAAAATTTAGTTGGAAGGTCAATGTATGGTTGTTTTACCAAGTAGTTGTGGCTACACTACTTTGATAATTGGAAATAAGAATGCATTATAGCTTGACTAATGAGTAAAACTAGTAAAGCATCTGTAGTTATGTTAGTGATATAGATATAACTGAAAGAAATGGTACCTATAAGCTAAAGGACAGCATCTAAcataaatcaagaaaagttgttttggaaatcaATCTGCTTTTCTTATTTAGACAGTAAATAAATTCTTAGATTTACTCAATCAATGTGTTCTAAATAAATGTCTCTAAGCCTTAAAATGCAGAAAGGGACAAAATACTTCTATGACTATGACTAGTTTTTTATCTAGATAAAGAAAATCTTGCTCTTCCAAATACTTTCAAGTATGATTATTATTGTGAACTTAATATTACCTATTGCAGGCAGAAGAACCACAAATGCACAGTCTTCAACTTGAAATGCTCAAGCATGTCTTGaaactgcttttttttttcccctaccaactttcaacaaataaggaagttagaaaatttaaaatgattgaaTAAGGGTAGtagagaaaataaaaattagaaTGAGGAAGTTGGTATGTACCTGGGCGTTGCGCTAAATATCATAATTAAGTTAGGAATGAGACTAaggtccaataattgtcactgGTGGGATGAAGCATATGGACTGACATGTCACATGTGCAAGGATCTGTTGACAAAAGTTGTCCTGTTTTAGCTTTTAATTCAACATTTGAAACGAAACAACTCTGTGATCATGTACAGTTCATATGTCtggcttcttctttttttctttttgaatgtCTCTTGCACGTACTCTTTTAAGAAAATGTTGGCCCTTTCTGTGATATATTGTAGATTTATATTCTCCAAACAACAGGTTGAATATGTAGATCGGTCAGGCCAGCATAGACTTGCATTAGCAGAGGCTCCAAATGAAGCCCTTCCATCCAATTGTAGACCGACTTTTGGAGCTGCATGGTTAACCAAAGATAAATTTAAGGTAGCGGTTGAATTTGAAGCTTTCAGTGTGGAAATTTACAACCTTCGACTAATCTCCATTGGATTAATTTACTTTGTCGTTTCAATTTTAATTGTGCATTTCTCTCCATAACATCATTACCTTCTGTTTTAGGTGAATGAAACTTATGATTGCTGGTACACATTGGGGATTTCCAAGGTTGACATACGTCAGGATGGTCTTTTCAATTGCCAGGCAAATGATCCATCCAGTTTTGAGATGCTTAGACGATACTCTATCCTGTGAGTATACACCTTTAAAATGGTTTCTTGTCTATTCTTCTTTAATCTGCTTCTTATATACATCTAGTCTATTGAAAGAAGATTAGCAAAATCTAGACGGTGATTACTCCTTATTCCACCTGGAAAGAAATGCTTTTAAATCTTTGCAGTCTACTGGTTAACTTAAGAGTACATTGACCAAAGATATGCTTCATCCGCCGTTTCTGTTTTCTGTATGATAATCATTGCAATTTGTTGTCAGACTGGATAAATTCCATTGTTCCAATTCAATCTCTCACACACCCTACCTTTTTGTAATCTCAGAAGTTAATATTGCATGTTCTGATCCTCTTTTAGTTTTGCATTGGGCATCAGTTTCTTCAACTAAATCATGACAGTTTGCTTTGTGTTTACCTCTTATTGAGAGACTTCTTTTAGGTGTAAGGATCAATGCTTTACTAATTACTGTTGGCATCCCGTTATGTTGATTTTATGCTAACTGTTGAATTATCTACATAGATTTCTATATGCAACCCTGTTATCAATTTTTAATCAGCTTCTTCGTTTCTGTGCCTGCTTTATTCAGCATTTCATGTGAATTTCTTTTGtatcaaattttggaaattttaataaTGTCAATAAGAATGAATTTGGCGTTAAAAAATCTTGTTTCCAGTCCATGTGTCAGACAACATTATATCATATATAGGTAGAGATCCATCTTTGTCTAAAGTCTCTTGTTCATGGTAGCAAGACCAGGCAATATTCTTCCTAGTCTCTTAGAAAGTCACTTCCTTCCTTATAATTTGTACTTCAGGTTCTTTTTAACTGTGCTTTGCTGCAATATATGGTTTTCCTTTATGCATACGTCTCTTACTGTGTTTGAATTTCGTTTTGTTCTGGCAGGTCTATGAGGATACTGAAGTCCTGGATTACAAGCAGCAGAGGACTTAAGCACTGGAGATTGGATGTTGTGGCTGGAGTTATGACTGGGTTCTGTACCTCCTTGGTAACTGTTGGCTTGGCTAGAGTTCTCCACCAATTAAAGTCTTCCTTGCACCGTTACTCTGCAGAAAGGACACATCTATCTTCATGGGCTGTCTATATCAAGCGAGCTTGCTTCTTCATAGCATATTTCTCCTTTATGGGTTTCTTGGCCTTAATGTATTTACGAAGAATAGGCCTCCCTCAGATGTCTGGGATGTTTGCTACCTGGTAGCACTTCTTGATTGAGGTTACTTACCACCCCAGCCTCCTGAATTCTGTCAATTTTCACATTGCAGAATGAAGCATAATTATGTAACAGCAGTGTACCAATATAGGTTTTGGCAAATGATCTACATATTATAGAATCTTTCTAGTCAGTATGATTGGATAGTTTTCTTGTTTGCCCAAAGTTCATCAAAGTCTATATATTATAGAATCTATCTAGTCAGTGTGCTGTAAGCTCATATGTACAGTCATCAAGCTTACAAACTCTTATATTGTCTTTATAACTTTACAATCATTTGAAGTTAGCCGATTCCAGCAAATACAATCTTGCAGTtttcctagtcattatccacaagaatttccagcatttcagTCAGTTTAGACCTGCCATCCTTGGACAGTGATgaggataaatattcaacagCCTCAGTGCCCTAACTATCTTGATATCTGTTGGAATATGgctgtatatctatcttttcctttatttgttaatccaattttaggtgggaatcttgagtataaggcacttgcatgtttatttccTTGTTGGCTATTTTTCTTTGCCCTTTTGTTTTCATGCTTTTGAGGAAGTGAAAGCGTCAACTTCATGTATGAATACACCATGTGAAGCAGGATCCGTTGTGAATAATTTGTAAATGGTTTTGTGTGCTctttcaagtgaaatcaaagtTTTGTGAGTAAATTCGAATGTCTTTTTTATATTGCTCATAAACTAAGTGTATTAATTCTAGCTACTATAGTCTCGTGAATGTTACATGTCCTTTCTTTTAAAACAAGAACAAACTCGTAAGAAATTCTAAGTGTCATTTTAACTCcagaatttttttaaaccccGCCACCAAATCCTGGGCAAATCATCAAACTCGTTTCATGTTTGATAACTTTTGGCGAGTAGTATTAGACTTGATTGTTAAATTATTGCAAATTTATTTCAATACTTTTGTAACTTTGTTTTAAGGTTAtattattttaggaaaattctaTGGTCCCTTTTGGGTACCATTCCTCTACTTGTATTTCTCACTAAAgataataatttaaattttaaatatttaataatgtttaatttaaggatcaataacacttttttcacCATCCAAACGGTGAAATTCACTTCTGAGTATGATACTCAAAAGGTTTCCCTTATTTTATTGTGCATTTTGTGGCTCTAATCCTTGTTTTATAAAGAAATTGGAATTAGATTTACGTGATATTTATCATAGCTGTCTAACTTTTTAGACCTTGAATCCACATGTTTTAAGAGATAAGAGATACTACAAGGTCGCCCCAGATGAGTGAAAGACTAACAAGGAGTTGGTCGGCTAATTTCTTAGATTAttggtaaaaaaagaaaatatccgCCAAATACACCTCTAAAAATACTCTAAAAAACATCTACcgtaaaagttttaaaaatactcaaaaatatgttttaaaaatacctctaaaaataatctaaaaaacatctacagtaaaagtttttcatatagtttttgaaaaataacctAAAAAACAACTATTTCAAACggatttatatttcaaaaacgaaatgctacaatactgtttttgaaaaataacccaaaaaacagctaattcaAATGGACTATTCAATTTTAAGAGCAAAGGATTTGAAAGACAAGCAGGGgtggaaaaaagaaacagaaaaagaagagaagcaGCTTGAAGGAGCCGCAGTATGACATAATTGCACAAGCATGGGGATTTTCACCGCTAAAAAGAGAGGCGACAGCCTCATCAGAGGCAACTGCAGGCGCCTGGCGGAAGCCGTGCTGACTGGGCACGGCTTCTGACAGGCAATCACAAAGGTCACGTCCGTTCTGACCCTGTTTAAAAAAAAGTTCTTTTCATGCGACCGTGCTGAGTCAGCAAGGCCGGTATAAATTGAGAAATACCTCTTATCTGCACGGCCGGTATAAATTGAGAAATATCTCTTGTCAGAGGTGCATTTGAtggattgtttttttttaccTATAATCTAAGAAATTAGTCGACTTGGCTTGGCTTGGTCAGAGTTTGGTTTAAACACATAAAACAatttatatttttgaaattGATATCTACATAAAGGAATTTAAGaccaaaaaaagtaaaaaaaaaaaattggtctgGGAAACACGAAAACAAGAATATGATCACATAGCACTTCTTTCATAATTCAGGCCAAAGAATTACGATATAGTAAAGAGTTCTACAAGTATTGTAATTCCTagaattcattaaaaaaaaaaaagaacagtaACAATTAAGATGAAACATAAGATTATTAGTTTCCTATGCATGAATCCCCTGGAATTGAAATGTCTTTTCAATTTATACATTCTATTATCATATTGAATAACTTTTATATATTCTATTATCATGTTTGATAACTTATACATTCTATTCTCGTGtttggtgtagatgttttgagTTGGAAAGTCATTTCCCTCATAAAATTCATTCTACCGTTTCCTAAAACCTTCATTCCTCACAAAATTCTTAAAAAGTTCTTGCCCAAAATCATTGAGGGTATGTTTATCCTCATACATCTCTTTACTCCATTACCAAAAATATTAGGCTACCATACTTACCTAGTCCAATGCCACTTGATGATGATATGATGGGTAGACAACTTCGCTTTCTATCAAAATTCAGAAGTTGGTCAACTAAGCGAGCATGTACAAAGTCAACTAAGCGagcgaaaaaaaaaagtcaactaAGCGAGCATATATAGCTTCTgaaagaaaaatgtgatcaTGAGAACATTTTACCACATGTTTTGTGGAATTTGAAGGCATATTTCGGAAAGTTACTAAGATCATTTGTAGTTATTCAAATGTGGACTTATCCAACGCGGTAGTAAAACGTTAACTCAAGTCTAGTACTGGTGTCTTTTGAGGGTGCCACTCGATGCCTACAGATTAAGGGCAAACTTTTTTTCTGGGGAGGAGAACTTGACTGCCCTCCCACAGAAAATGTTTTGGCGCATGCCCTCGTATATTTAACGTATAAAATTGCAGTTCTTTCTGCATTCTATTGCACTTCACTGCGTGATTACAACTAAGGATGCAAATTAATCTTAAAACTGCTAACACTTCCGTGTTTTAAAAGTTGAATGTGATCATGTGATTATTTAAACAATTCTTTGTAATCATGCATTAAGAGAAACACAGTTCAAACAGCATTAACATGTATTATTCTCATATCAGGGCTAGACAGGAAGCTTTGTCCAACCATTTGAAGATTAATCTTTCCCTGCCGTCATCCAAATATTATACTCATCTGTGCTCTACTTTACTGCCTCACATATCCCAGCGTCAAACCAAGTGAGTCTAAGCAGAGGACAGCAATCTCCTCTTCTACATGGTCAAGAATTAGCATACAGTTTAAGCATCAATtcaataatcatcaataagGAGATAAATGCAACGATAATGCTGCCTTCGAATCTTTCAATACCATTATCTGGAGCGCTTGATCAGTAATTGCAAGCGACCAAAACACCAGAAGTGAAGAATGCGACTAACCTATTGGACCTATTAGATACAAAATTCATGATCTTTATTTACTGGAATTCAGAGTAAAAAGTGAAACTGGAGGAAAGGCAGCAAGCTGTCAACTCTATCAACTTGATTTCAACGGTGCCAAGGCCGACCAAAAGATGTTCTCAATGGTTATGTCTTTCTAACTTGATGCGTATGCTAGTACTGCCTAAAAGTACTTCTATCTGCATTTACACTGGTTTATTGCTTTTTTCCTTGGTAACCCATTCAAAGTTCGACACTATCAGTACGCAGATCCTCATGTCTCTATAGCCAAACCCTGGAAATGTAGATCCAATGTCCCCAGACAACCTGGCATAGAATGATGAGACCAGCATCCTAATGatcaaaaatgaaatgaaactgATACTAAGGGTACCTGTTTATGCCACCTAGCTGCAGCATACGGGTTGAACTTTCGTCACTTTCCAGCTAAAAGATACGCAAAAAATGAACTCATGTGCAGAAGTAAATGTTCAATAACTAAATTTAACCTCAAAAGCACTGTATCTTTTCAGTGACAAGAAGCATCAAGTTCAAATGTTCTGAATTGGCACGTGAAAAAATTTTAGAACTTCAGAGTAGATGTTTAATGTGCCTTAGAAAATGACTGAAGCAAAAGTGGGACATGATCAGTGTCACCACGTGCATTAATAAAATCAAACACCAAGCCTCATGATGTATCTAGATTCTGCTGTCTAAAAACCTATTTGAAACATTCTTCGCTTCTAGATTAAAACCCCAAAACAGAAGATAAGAGTTATTCACAAGTATcagaaaacaacaaaacaaatttGCAGAACTTTCATTCTCTGTAGATTCATCAGTTCCACAAGTCAGAATACGCCATTCAATTTTGATACTAACTGCACCTGGTAGAAAGAGGAAAATGACAAGAAGAAACAGTCCCAAATTAACATTCTTCTGTATGTTGATACCAAAACTATTATGTTGCAGCCAAAGACCTCAAACAGTTTTAAGTTCTTAATTGtaattttgcagctcaaaagATGCTAATGTTAGCAACAAGCTATTAATTTAATCCAATTAATGTGTTCCTATCTGTGGATAAAATGACGCCAGAATTTACCTTTAAGATTGACCGGGAACATTCTGAAGTAGACACCTAGCATTGTGCAAAACAGCATTAGTCTCCTCATTTGAGGCATCAAGCAACTGTAGTTCCTGAATCTCCTCCTCCCACTTAGCCATCTGTTCCTTGTGGATTCTGTAGACAAACAtgcttcaagaaaaaaaattttgctacAACCTGATCTTGAAAGCCTAATACCTATTTTTTAAATGACTCACTGAAATAATCTTTCTTCAAATTCTTTACTAAGATCCTCCAGCATTGACTTCCCTGATTCCAGCAGCTCAGACACCTTCATCaagtaaaaatgaaattcaGCACAGAATTTATATTCAAACAAACTGAAACCAAGGCCAGCATAATCACTTGCAATCAAGGAAGGTTTATCTTTCAAACTTTCACTTCTAGAATTACATCATGCCTAAGCGAATAGGACTGTTTtcctttatatatttttctggCTCTTTTGAATTTTGGACTCCCCGCATTTTACTTTACTCCtcaactgatttttttttttcacgaaAAGACAGGGTAGAGCAAAGCTACCAGCTGAGTAAAGCGATTAATCTTCTCATGAATGTGAGCAATCTCCACCAGCATTTGCTCAGAGCCAACAATGGTGTTGCCCTCACCCTCAGTGTCTTCCCCTGAAGCCCTCACAATTGCATTACTATCATCCGCAGCCACGCTATCCATCTGTTTGATTTAGTTACAGAAACAAAGTTATCGTTTAACTATAACGTTATCAGCATTTTACAGATCAGAATGCCAAAGGTACAGAATCATACTGAAGGTTTCATGCGCTTCACCGTCTCACTGTACTCTCCAGTTTCCATTTCACCTTGTAGTTGCAAATACTGCAGAAATTTATTAACCACTGAGAACCAATCCTTATATCACGATCACTCGATCAAATCAGGCAGAAATAAATTCCTCCGCTATTTTCCAATCTTACCAGTTTTTTTCTCGTAATGTAGTAGAAGATGAATATCAACCAGGAAAACTGAACAGAAAAGGAATGGAACAAACATATAAAGCAAACACATGGccagaaaaaaattttcagaaaatttcGCTCGCGATCACAACATCGATACTCTAGTATCAAAATATAGCGGATCAGGCATTACTACGTCAAATTCTTTATCAAATTTCAGCGATTCTCAATAATATTGACAAGCGAGAATGtataaaattcatcaaaacaaaaaaaaaactaaatttatTGGGGAAAAAGGGAGGCAGATTGCTATCAGTTTATAATTAACGAAGAAAAGTCTAATTAATCAATGAAATGAGGTCGGATTAATCGAAGCAAATTAGCCCTGTCTGCTCATACATGCAGAAACAACGACTACGCTACCGAAATTCGAAAATGGAGAATCAACGTACCTTCAAAGATAGAGCTGCAGCAGAAATTTCGAAGTTCGATTGTTCGAATCTGGATTCAGTTTAAATCTGTACAGAAAACGGAGAAGAAAACAGAACCTTCCGGAATAGTAAAATTTGCAACTGAGAAACGAATGGATTTTGCAGCAGAgattttaaaaggaaaatgaattttaaggGCGGGAACTGAGAAAGGTGGCTGGGAGTTTCTTTGTGAAATTACCATCTACTCCTCTGCAgtttagacccttttttttgggtagaaacatttttcttttcttggaaagtgttgaaatgtattttttttttatcgcaaTTTTCAAGCTACACATAGAAATTTTGTTTATGTAAGCAGTATCTTATCCTTTTTCAATGTTGTTGGTGCATTTaataaaattgaagtttgaaaactgaagtttgaaatctgaaatataaatccattaaattattgaattattaagttGAATTATCAAAATGTACTAAGTGAATAGATTATCACTTACTTTTGGAAACAAATTTtacctagaaaattcagtgtcatttaattaattaatatgtcaaatttttaattatcaaacacatctaaacatattaaaatctgaatccattaagtttaagtggtgaatgaatttttcatttttttcattttttttcattttttttaagaattagATCGTTATACAATTCAATCTAATCAAGTAAACTACTGGGAGATGTATACCTTGTGGAtgtgcaacttttttttttccacaataAAAGGGtaagattttattttttttgtaacatCAAAGGTAGAAGTTATTAGAAATTTGATTTGCACAAAAAAAAGTGGAAGTTATTGaaagttaaaataaaagaagttatagaATGTTGTTAAAATTGAACAAGTATTATTAGTTTGTTTGCGGTGGTTATATGTATAAATTTCTTACTTATTTGAAGGTAAGACTACAATAACAAATAATGACACGAAATCTCAGTTATATGGCAACTTTAAAACAATATGACGTTATTTGCTCCTAAAGTTTTAATTATCAGTCCTACAATATTTTGACCATGTTTCAAAGAGGAGAAAGTATTAGAGTAATCAAGTAGTACCAAGAATTATAATACCACAAAAGATTTATCTTTTCTGTCTATCTTTCTTTTGCCCTACTAGAACAATTCAACTACGAACAAGAAAAGTCTACAAGTTTCAACTCGTTTTGTCTTTTCAATCTTCTGACTTGAAAGGAAGACAAATTGCATTCTAGAGAACAGGCTCATAAGTGTCCCTTGAGCAGGTAACAGTTTACAATGCATCTTAGCTCTTTGATATAGAAACTATCCAAAATTTCTATGTACACTGAGCTAAGTGAACTTAACAAAAAACTGCCATTTGGGACTAGCTAGTTATGATGGCATGTTCCATGACACAAGGCCTGAGTATAACAAATCTGGAGAATGCTTTTCCTAGTAAATATTGATAAGGTGCATTTGCTCAAAAAGGGTTCAAGATGAAGATAAATCTTCAACAATGTTTAAGGTTGATTGGGGGGCACGAGACTAAAGAAAGTGTTACATCTTGGCTGTTTCAGAAATGATACGCTCAATTTCTTCAAGAAGCcgctctttttcttttgccaaaTCCTCATTCTGCTTCTGAAGCTCTTCTATCTGCTTGGTTTGCTCAGAGTCCTTCCTGAAAATTACCAGATTACTTTGTTAAATCTTGAGATTTTGGTTTCTGGACTATCTCAAAAAGATAAGTTGATCTGATATCAGGACCACAAGAGCAAATGAAATGGAAACAACACAACTAAGCACAAGTTTGAGCAGATTGTATTTAGAACTGATAGACTGCTGTACATGCTGTTCTAAAACAATCCTATAATCCTAGAGCTGCAGCAAAC
Coding sequences within it:
- the LOC113705221 gene encoding uncharacterized protein; this encodes METGEYSETVKRMKPSMDSVAADDSNAIVRASGEDTEGEGNTIVGSEQMLVEIAHIHEKINRFTQLVSELLESGKSMLEDLSKEFEERLFQIHKEQMAKWEEEIQELQLLDASNEETNAVLHNARCLLQNVPGQS
- the LOC113706447 gene encoding uncharacterized protein, with translation MDSPDFKEELEETEEEEEVEVEVEVEVEVEKRKKSSLYIFFGILFKIFFTTWATFSVSFFMVFVAVVLGNLSIWNPISVPSQCKILSSSVDLRSSKVCELGLLNYRAKYVFYPYERKKFRCHYDYYWASVFEVEYVDRSGQHRLALAEAPNEALPSNCRPTFGAAWLTKDKFKVNETYDCWYTLGISKVDIRQDGLFNCQANDPSSFEMLRRYSILSMRILKSWITSSRGLKHWRLDVVAGVMTGFCTSLVTVGLARVLHQLKSSLHRYSAERTHLSSWAVYIKRACFFIAYFSFMGFLALMYLRRIGLPQMSGMFATW